From Ananas comosus cultivar F153 linkage group 8, ASM154086v1, whole genome shotgun sequence, one genomic window encodes:
- the LOC109714249 gene encoding imidazole glycerol phosphate synthase hisHF, chloroplastic isoform X1: MEAAPPQRLCGSAFRLRPSPPPPSSSSSSSSSSPLPRLLPRKLHFRSKKRFSVLAAAASADRTVTLLDYGAGNVRSVRNAIRYLGFDIRDVQKPEDILNADRLVFPGVGAFAAAMEVLNQNGMAEALRMYVEKDRPFLGICLGLQLLFESSEENGPVEGLGVIPGRVTRFDSSNGLIVPHIGWNAVQITKESGILNGIEGHHVYFVHSYHAMPSDANKDWVSSICNYGDSFISSISRGNIHAVQFHPEKSGAIGLSILKNFLNPSHSSTTKASAHPKASKLAKRVIACLDVRANDKGDLVVTKGDQYDVRDQTDENEVRNLGKPVELASQYYKDGADEVSFLNITGFRDFPLGDLPMLQVLRYTSENVFVPLTVGGGIRDFTDANGRYYSSLEVASEYFRSGADKVSIGSDAVYAAEEYLKTGVKTGKTSLEQISRVYGNQAVVVSIDPRRVYVKSPNDIKFKAVKVTKPGPLGEEYAWYQCTVNGGREGRPIGAYELAKAVEELGAGEILLNCIDCDGQGQGFDIDLIKLVSDAVTIPVIASSGAGVVEHFSEVFQKTSASAALAAGIFHRKEVPILSVKDHLLREGIEVRM, from the exons ATGGAAGCAGCGCCGCCGCAGCGCTTGTGCGGAAGCGCTTTTCGGCTCcgcccttctcctcctcctccttcgtcgtcgtcgtcgtcgtcgtcgtcgtctccgcTCCCTCGTCTCCTTCCTCGGAAGCTCCACTTCCGCTCCAAAAAGCGCTTCTCcgtcctcgccgccgccgcttccgccGACCGCA CTGTCACGCTGCTCGATTACGGCGCCGGAAACGTTCGCAGCGTGCGAAATGCGATCCGGTATCTAGGGTTCGACATCAGAGAC GTTCAAAAACCGGAGGATATCCTAAATGCGGATCGACTTGTTTTTCCGGGGGTTGGGGCCTTTGCGGCAGCAATGGAGGTGCTAAACCAGAATGG CATGGCAGAAGCACTCCGCATGTATGTCGAAAAGGATCGCCCGTTTTTAGGAATCTGTCTTGGACTTCAATTGCTGTTTGAGTCTAGCGAGGAGAATGGTCCag TTGAAGGTCTTGGGGTGATACCTGGTCGGGTTACTCGCTTTGACTCTTCAAATGGTCTCATAGTACCTCACATTGGCTGGAATGCTGTGCAAATTACCAAAGAATCTGGGATTTTGAATGGCATTGAAGGCCACCATGTCTACTTTGTTCACTCATATCATGCAATGCCT TCAGATGCTAATAAAGACTGGGTTTCGTCAATATGCAACTACGGTGATAGTTTTATATCTTCCATATCAAGGGGGAACATACATGCTGTCCAATTTCATCCAGAAAAAAGTGGAG CTATTGGGCTTTCGATACTAAAGAACTTCCTGAATCCATCTCATTCGTCAACAACAAAG GCATCAGCTCATCCAAAAGCTTCAAAACTGGCGAAGAGA GTAATAGCATGCCTTGATGTGCGAGCAAATGATAAAGGGGATCTTGTAGTGACGAAGGGGGATCAATATGACGTAAGGGATCAGACGGATGAGAATGAG GTGAGAAACCTCGGCAAACCAGTGGAGCTGGCAAGTCaatattacaaagacggtgctGATGAG GTTAGTTTTCTAAACATAACAGGGTTCCGTGACTTTCCTCTGGGAGACCTGCCAATGTTACAG GTTTTGCGTTACACATCTGAAAATGTCTTTGTACCACTTACGGTTGGAGGTGGCATTAGAGACTTCACAGATGCTAATGGGAG GTACTATTCTAGCTTAGAAGTGGCATCAGAATATTTCAGGTCTGGTGCAGATAAGGTTTCAATTGGAAGTGATGCAGTTTATGCTGCAGAGGAATATTTAAAAACAGGG GTAAAGACTGGAAAGACCAGTTTGGAGCAGATCTCTAGAGTCTATGGGAACCAG GCAGTAGTTGTGAGTATTGATCCTCGAAGAGTGTATGTTAAAAGTCCTAATGATATCAAATTTAAGGCTGTGAAAGTGACGAAGCCAG GTCCGCTTGGTGAAGAATATGCGTGGTACCAATGCACA GTAAATGGTGGACGTGAGGGTCGGCCTATAGGAGCTTATGAGCTTGCAAAAGCTGTTGAAGAGCTGGGAGCTGGAGAGATTCTACTTAATTGCATTGATTGTGATG GTCAGGGACAAGGATTCGACATAGACTTAATTAAACTGGTATCAGACGCTGTAACAATCCCTGTAATCGCAAGTAGTGGAGCTGGTGTTGTAGAACATTTCTCCGAAGTCTTCCAGAAAACGAGTGCTTCAGCAGCTCTTGCTGCAGGCATTTTCCATCGCAAGGAG GTTCCGATTCTATCCGTGAAAGACCATCTTCTGCGGGAAGGTATTGAGGTGAGGATGTAA
- the LOC109714249 gene encoding imidazole glycerol phosphate synthase hisHF, chloroplastic isoform X2: MEAAPPQRLCGSAFRLRPSPPPPSSSSSSSSSSPLPRLLPRKLHFRSKKRFSVLAAAASADRTVTLLDYGAGNVRSVRNAIRYLGFDIRDVQKPEDILNADRLVFPGVGAFAAAMEVLNQNGMAEALRMYVEKDRPFLGICLGLQLLFESSEENGPDANKDWVSSICNYGDSFISSISRGNIHAVQFHPEKSGAIGLSILKNFLNPSHSSTTKASAHPKASKLAKRVIACLDVRANDKGDLVVTKGDQYDVRDQTDENEVRNLGKPVELASQYYKDGADEVSFLNITGFRDFPLGDLPMLQVLRYTSENVFVPLTVGGGIRDFTDANGRYYSSLEVASEYFRSGADKVSIGSDAVYAAEEYLKTGVKTGKTSLEQISRVYGNQAVVVSIDPRRVYVKSPNDIKFKAVKVTKPGPLGEEYAWYQCTVNGGREGRPIGAYELAKAVEELGAGEILLNCIDCDGQGQGFDIDLIKLVSDAVTIPVIASSGAGVVEHFSEVFQKTSASAALAAGIFHRKEVPILSVKDHLLREGIEVRM, translated from the exons ATGGAAGCAGCGCCGCCGCAGCGCTTGTGCGGAAGCGCTTTTCGGCTCcgcccttctcctcctcctccttcgtcgtcgtcgtcgtcgtcgtcgtcgtctccgcTCCCTCGTCTCCTTCCTCGGAAGCTCCACTTCCGCTCCAAAAAGCGCTTCTCcgtcctcgccgccgccgcttccgccGACCGCA CTGTCACGCTGCTCGATTACGGCGCCGGAAACGTTCGCAGCGTGCGAAATGCGATCCGGTATCTAGGGTTCGACATCAGAGAC GTTCAAAAACCGGAGGATATCCTAAATGCGGATCGACTTGTTTTTCCGGGGGTTGGGGCCTTTGCGGCAGCAATGGAGGTGCTAAACCAGAATGG CATGGCAGAAGCACTCCGCATGTATGTCGAAAAGGATCGCCCGTTTTTAGGAATCTGTCTTGGACTTCAATTGCTGTTTGAGTCTAGCGAGGAGAATGGTCCag ATGCTAATAAAGACTGGGTTTCGTCAATATGCAACTACGGTGATAGTTTTATATCTTCCATATCAAGGGGGAACATACATGCTGTCCAATTTCATCCAGAAAAAAGTGGAG CTATTGGGCTTTCGATACTAAAGAACTTCCTGAATCCATCTCATTCGTCAACAACAAAG GCATCAGCTCATCCAAAAGCTTCAAAACTGGCGAAGAGA GTAATAGCATGCCTTGATGTGCGAGCAAATGATAAAGGGGATCTTGTAGTGACGAAGGGGGATCAATATGACGTAAGGGATCAGACGGATGAGAATGAG GTGAGAAACCTCGGCAAACCAGTGGAGCTGGCAAGTCaatattacaaagacggtgctGATGAG GTTAGTTTTCTAAACATAACAGGGTTCCGTGACTTTCCTCTGGGAGACCTGCCAATGTTACAG GTTTTGCGTTACACATCTGAAAATGTCTTTGTACCACTTACGGTTGGAGGTGGCATTAGAGACTTCACAGATGCTAATGGGAG GTACTATTCTAGCTTAGAAGTGGCATCAGAATATTTCAGGTCTGGTGCAGATAAGGTTTCAATTGGAAGTGATGCAGTTTATGCTGCAGAGGAATATTTAAAAACAGGG GTAAAGACTGGAAAGACCAGTTTGGAGCAGATCTCTAGAGTCTATGGGAACCAG GCAGTAGTTGTGAGTATTGATCCTCGAAGAGTGTATGTTAAAAGTCCTAATGATATCAAATTTAAGGCTGTGAAAGTGACGAAGCCAG GTCCGCTTGGTGAAGAATATGCGTGGTACCAATGCACA GTAAATGGTGGACGTGAGGGTCGGCCTATAGGAGCTTATGAGCTTGCAAAAGCTGTTGAAGAGCTGGGAGCTGGAGAGATTCTACTTAATTGCATTGATTGTGATG GTCAGGGACAAGGATTCGACATAGACTTAATTAAACTGGTATCAGACGCTGTAACAATCCCTGTAATCGCAAGTAGTGGAGCTGGTGTTGTAGAACATTTCTCCGAAGTCTTCCAGAAAACGAGTGCTTCAGCAGCTCTTGCTGCAGGCATTTTCCATCGCAAGGAG GTTCCGATTCTATCCGTGAAAGACCATCTTCTGCGGGAAGGTATTGAGGTGAGGATGTAA
- the LOC109714250 gene encoding uncharacterized protein LOC109714250, producing MHLLHLHLPFSHLLRPARALSSSSSSEGSLPPARDRVVDFGRHRGRRLGSLPSSYLRWVASTLRARDSEPWARLADQVLADPVYRDRLEWEHAARLLSGDALGASSFSPSGPGGGVVAELRDVAERFGWDYDDREGWARVDFQLLGTSFGGRIPRARRGLGGAKGRILEAEEEEEGVAVPMVREKREERRERRRAKREKQMETVRREVGVVAEEAENESSSSSSSSSNGGFVKEKKRESLLGNGNGNLSCNNPFPGRGALLDMIKKRQGRLI from the coding sequence ATGCatctcctccacctccacctccccttctcccacctcctccgccccgctcgtgccctctcctcctcctcctcttccgagGGCTCCCTCCCTCCCGCGCGCGACCGCGTCGTCGACTTCGGGCGCCACAGGGGGCGGCGCCTCGGCTCGCTCCCCTCTTCCTACCTCCGCTGGGTCGCCTCCACCCTCCGCGCCCGCGACTCCGAGCCCTGGGCCCGCCTCGCCGACCAGGTCCTCGCCGACCCCGTCTACCGCGACCGCCTCGAGTGGGAGCACGCCGCGCGCCTCCTCTCCGGCGACGCCCTCGGAGCCTCCTCCTTTTCCCCCTCCGGccccggcggcggcgtcgtcgcaGAGCTCCGCGACGTCGCCGAGCGCTTCGGGTGGGACTACGACGACAGGGAGGGGTGGGCGCGCGTCGATTTCCAGCTCCTCGGCACCTCCTTCGGGGGGCGGATCCCCCGAGCCCGAAGGGGATTGGGCGGAGCAAAAGGTAGGATtttggaggcggaggaggaggaggagggggtggcTGTGCCGAtggtgagggagaagagagaggagaggagggagaggaggagggcgaagaGAGAGAAGCAAATGGAGACGGTGAGGAGAGAGGTGGGAGTAGTAGCAGAAGAAGCAGAGAATGAgagtagtagtagcagcagcagcagtagtaatGGTGGTTTtgtgaaggagaagaagagagagagtttacTAGGGAATGGTAATGGGAATTTGTCGTGTAATAATCCTTTCCCGGGGCGAGGGGCTCTTCTCGATATGATCAAGAAGAGGCAGGGGAGATTGATTTGA